The proteins below are encoded in one region of Paenacidovorax monticola:
- the fliE gene encoding flagellar hook-basal body complex protein FliE encodes MDLRINSTTTTPLSGAGLARRAAAAEAPDTQAGFSSALKGALQSVSASQNQASDLQREVQLENPAVSLEQTMVAIQKAQIGFQATLHVRNRMVQAYTDIMNMQV; translated from the coding sequence ATGGACCTCCGCATCAACAGCACGACCACCACCCCGCTGTCGGGTGCGGGCCTTGCGCGCCGCGCTGCGGCCGCCGAGGCTCCCGACACGCAAGCGGGCTTTTCCTCCGCCCTCAAGGGTGCCCTGCAGTCGGTCAGCGCCTCCCAGAACCAGGCCAGCGACCTGCAGCGCGAAGTTCAGCTGGAAAATCCCGCCGTGAGCCTGGAGCAGACCATGGTGGCCATCCAGAAGGCCCAGATCGGCTTCCAGGCCACCCTGCACGTGCGCAACCGCATGGTGCAAGCCTATACGGACATCATGAACATGCAGGTGTGA
- the fliS gene encoding flagellar export chaperone FliS, whose translation MFSPFNPRSASAYQRINVETSMHTIDQHQLVSLLYEGVLSSIATARGAMARGDVLTKCNSISKAIRILEEGLSTALDREEGGVLAENLGALYDYCLHRLILANARNDDALMEEVMRLIEPIAQGWNEIKKTGALAAAVAERPESRPVMAEA comes from the coding sequence ATGTTCAGTCCCTTCAACCCCCGTTCCGCATCCGCCTACCAGCGGATCAATGTGGAAACCAGCATGCACACGATCGACCAGCATCAGCTGGTCAGTCTGCTGTATGAGGGTGTGCTGAGTTCCATTGCCACGGCGCGCGGCGCCATGGCGCGTGGTGACGTGCTGACCAAATGCAACAGCATCTCCAAGGCGATCCGCATTCTGGAAGAGGGGCTCAGCACGGCGCTGGACCGGGAGGAGGGCGGCGTCCTGGCGGAGAACCTCGGGGCGCTTTACGACTATTGCCTGCACCGCCTGATCCTGGCCAATGCCCGCAACGACGACGCCCTGATGGAGGAGGTCATGCGGCTGATCGAGCCTATCGCCCAAGGCTGGAACGAAATCAAGAAAACCGGTGCCCTCGCTGCCGCCGTGGCGGAGCGCCCCGAATCGCGCCCCGTGATGGCGGAGGCCTGA
- a CDS encoding flagellar protein FliT translates to MPEMLIDYYKAIEDSSAKMLEAAKLKDWDGVVRYEGACAVLIEQLRHKSQQEELLPEHRREKMRIMQRILRNDAQIRCLAEPWIAQFEHLFDGQPHMMH, encoded by the coding sequence ATGCCCGAAATGCTGATCGATTACTACAAGGCCATTGAAGACAGCAGTGCCAAGATGCTGGAGGCCGCCAAGCTCAAGGATTGGGATGGCGTGGTGCGCTACGAAGGCGCCTGCGCGGTGCTGATCGAGCAGCTGCGCCACAAGTCGCAGCAGGAAGAGCTGTTGCCCGAGCATCGCCGCGAGAAGATGCGCATCATGCAGCGCATCCTGCGCAACGACGCGCAGATCCGCTGCCTGGCCGAACCCTGGATCGCCCAGTTCGAGCACCTGTTCGATGGACAGCCCCACATGATGCATTGA